In Methylocystis echinoides, one genomic interval encodes:
- a CDS encoding sigma factor-like helix-turn-helix DNA-binding protein, producing MSRKAGILEGLGGVVPALRRYARALCAGAGQALSDELVQSALQSVGARIRARELRPADLDEARVEAYAALTAMATKRLAAAPRTAPRQPPIVQGLAELSLDDRAALLLVALEGFGYDAAARIVGAPRETLLARLTRARAALAADGLRPPSVDTGARRAAAHLRVVK from the coding sequence ATGTCCAGGAAAGCCGGGATCCTCGAAGGTCTTGGCGGGGTCGTCCCCGCATTGCGCCGCTACGCGCGCGCGCTCTGCGCCGGCGCGGGCCAGGCGCTTTCCGACGAACTCGTGCAGAGCGCCTTGCAGAGCGTCGGCGCGAGAATCCGCGCCAGGGAGCTGCGGCCGGCTGATCTCGACGAGGCGCGCGTCGAGGCCTATGCCGCGCTGACCGCCATGGCGACGAAGCGCCTCGCCGCTGCGCCGCGGACTGCGCCGCGCCAGCCGCCCATCGTCCAGGGCCTTGCCGAGCTTTCCTTGGACGATCGCGCCGCATTGCTGCTCGTGGCGCTCGAAGGCTTCGGCTACGACGCCGCCGCGCGGATCGTCGGCGCCCCGCGGGAGACGTTGCTCGCCCGCTTGACGCGCGCCCGCGCCGCGCTCGCCGCAGACGGCCTGCGCCCGCCCAGCGTCGACACTGGCGCGCGTCGGGCGGCGGCGCATCTCCGCGTCGTGAAATAG
- the fabI gene encoding enoyl-ACP reductase FabI: MTQPAAPAAPFAGILAGKKGLILGVANNRSIAWGIAKACADAGAELALTYQVEALEKRVRPLAAELGAHVVGRCDVAEPETIDAIFAEVAKLWGKVDFVVHCLAYSDKDQLDGRYVDTTLDNFLMSMNISCFSFTAIAQRAEKLMPEGGSLLTLTYYGAEKWMPHYNVMGVAKAGLEASVRYLAADLGEKNIRVNAISAGPIKTMAASGIGDFRYILRWNEYNAPLRRVVTIEEVGETAVYLLSPMSRGVSGEILHVDAGYHVVGMMNPAAAPKMADLLALLPQK; encoded by the coding sequence ATGACACAGCCCGCCGCGCCCGCCGCTCCTTTCGCCGGAATCCTCGCCGGAAAAAAGGGCCTGATTTTGGGCGTCGCCAATAATCGCTCGATCGCCTGGGGCATCGCCAAGGCCTGCGCCGACGCCGGGGCCGAGCTCGCTTTGACGTATCAGGTCGAGGCGCTCGAGAAGCGCGTGCGCCCGCTCGCCGCCGAACTCGGAGCCCATGTCGTCGGCCGTTGCGACGTCGCCGAGCCCGAGACGATCGACGCGATCTTCGCCGAGGTCGCGAAGCTTTGGGGCAAGGTGGATTTTGTCGTCCACTGCCTCGCTTATTCCGACAAGGATCAGCTCGACGGCCGCTACGTCGACACGACGCTCGACAATTTCCTGATGTCGATGAACATCTCCTGCTTCAGCTTCACGGCGATCGCGCAGCGCGCCGAAAAACTGATGCCGGAAGGCGGTTCGCTGCTCACCCTCACCTATTACGGCGCCGAGAAATGGATGCCGCATTACAATGTGATGGGCGTCGCCAAGGCGGGGCTCGAGGCCTCGGTGCGCTATCTCGCCGCCGACCTCGGCGAGAAGAACATCCGCGTCAACGCCATCTCGGCCGGCCCGATCAAGACCATGGCGGCCTCCGGCATCGGCGACTTCCGCTATATCCTGCGCTGGAACGAATATAACGCGCCGCTGCGCCGCGTCGTGACCATCGAGGAAGTCGGCGAGACCGCCGTCTATCTGCTCTCGCCGATGTCGCGCGGCGTCTCGGGCGAAATCCTGCATGTCGACGCCGGCTACCATGTGGTGGGCATGATGAACCCCGCCGCCGCGCCGAAGATGGCGGACCTGCTGGCGCTATTGCCGCAGAAATAA
- a CDS encoding pitrilysin family protein has protein sequence MTAHAPAVTMASRAEHVQKVVTPGGITAWLVESYAVPLVALEFSLRGGAAQDPADKPGLATLLASLLDEGAGPYDARGFHRAIDELAIHLGFGADRDSISGHLQTLSKNADKAFELLKLALIDAHLAEPDVARVRSQLVAELKRDANDPDAMAAKAFREAAFPGHPYGRPVRGELSSIDTLSRADLLALRERLFARKDLKIAVVGAIDAQTLSDRLDSTFGAFAMANDLIEVAPTIVAGAGARHIVNLDIPQTTIRFGRTGVTKRDPDYFAVVVANHIFGGGSFTARLFREVREKRGMAYSVYAQLNEYDQCPMLIGAAATKNERAGEALRVIEEEVRRYAEEGPTEDELDKAKKFLIGSYALRFDTSTKIASQLVHLQMDGFEPSYLDERNGKIAAVGLEDAKRAAKKLLGDGKLLVTMVGRPEGV, from the coding sequence ATGACCGCCCACGCCCCCGCCGTCACCATGGCCTCCCGCGCCGAGCATGTGCAGAAGGTCGTCACCCCCGGCGGGATAACCGCCTGGCTCGTCGAAAGCTACGCCGTGCCGCTGGTCGCGCTGGAGTTTTCCCTGCGCGGCGGCGCAGCGCAGGACCCGGCCGACAAGCCCGGCCTCGCGACGCTGCTCGCTTCCCTGCTCGACGAAGGCGCGGGCCCCTATGACGCGCGCGGCTTCCACCGCGCCATCGACGAACTCGCCATTCACCTGGGTTTCGGGGCGGACCGCGACTCGATTTCCGGCCATTTGCAGACCTTGTCGAAGAACGCCGACAAGGCGTTCGAATTGTTGAAGCTCGCGCTGATCGACGCGCATCTCGCCGAGCCCGACGTCGCGCGGGTGCGCAGCCAGCTCGTGGCCGAACTGAAGCGCGACGCCAATGATCCCGACGCCATGGCGGCGAAGGCCTTCCGCGAGGCGGCCTTCCCCGGCCACCCCTACGGGCGCCCGGTGCGCGGCGAGCTGTCCTCGATCGACACGCTGTCGCGCGCCGATCTCCTGGCGCTGCGCGAGCGGCTGTTCGCGCGCAAGGATCTGAAGATCGCCGTCGTCGGCGCGATCGACGCGCAGACGCTTTCCGATCGGCTCGATTCGACCTTCGGCGCCTTCGCCATGGCCAATGATCTGATCGAGGTTGCGCCGACGATCGTCGCCGGCGCGGGCGCGCGCCATATCGTCAATCTCGACATCCCGCAGACGACGATCCGCTTTGGCCGCACCGGCGTCACCAAGCGCGATCCGGACTATTTTGCGGTCGTCGTCGCGAACCACATCTTCGGCGGCGGCTCCTTCACGGCGCGGCTGTTCAGAGAAGTGCGCGAGAAACGCGGCATGGCCTACAGCGTCTATGCGCAGCTCAACGAATACGACCAGTGCCCGATGCTGATCGGCGCCGCCGCCACCAAGAACGAGCGCGCCGGCGAAGCGCTGCGCGTGATCGAAGAGGAAGTGCGCCGCTACGCCGAGGAGGGCCCGACCGAGGACGAGCTCGACAAGGCGAAGAAATTCCTCATCGGCTCCTATGCGCTACGCTTCGACACCTCGACGAAGATCGCAAGCCAGCTCGTCCATCTGCAGATGGACGGTTTCGAGCCGAGCTATCTCGACGAAAGAAACGGCAAGATCGCCGCCGTGGGTCTGGAGGACGCCAAGCGCGCGGCGAAGAAGCTCTTGGGCGACGGCAAGCTCTTGGTGACGATGGTCGGGCGGCCCGAGGGGGTGTGA